The genomic window AttacaagtttttatttctgttcattgtgATGCGAATGAAAATACAATATCTAAGGTTTCAAAACtacatagtaaaaaaaacactgacattcTGACAAAAAAGCTTGTTTAATACCtacttaaatgttatttttaaatggtttaatCTTTAAGCTGACAAACACCATCCAAACAGTTTATTGAACATCACAGACGTGACCATGGGTATGCGTCTGTATGGATATGTACTCTTTACATTTGTTGCAGGATGCATGGGTAATTATAGCATGTATAAATAGATATGTAGAGTGTGCGCTTATGTTTATGAAGACAAAATTTAGCTTACGGGGTAGGAAGCAATGCTAAGTATTTTGCTTCCTACTTCATTTCAAAGATAGAAAATAACTAGCATCTTGGAATGTGGGCATGTGAATATAACTGTAAAGTGTAAAATCTGGTGCATTCTGCATTAGATTACCTATGTGTATTTATGTACGAAGTTAAAATTTAACCAAATGTATATAAATGCGGCCGTGAGCTAAACTAAGTTTTCACTTTGAGAGGCTTTAACAAAACATGAATTATCACTACTGTACAAgtatcaataatttaaattatgaatCACAACTAAAAAGAGTTAAGTTGTTGATCAATTTAATGTACATAATTATTTATCAAACACTTAAAACTAGCTAGCTAAGCTATTTAGCCTTGTCATGTCTCTCCATTCATTTTCAATGGGGCTCTGACTCAGCAAGGCTAACCTTAGCTTAGCTATGCTACAGTGAGCCTTTAATGGACAATTTCGCAACAAGTATTAGTGTTAAGACgaacataaatacaaatctCACTCACCTGTTAAAATGATCGACCACGCTGAGCAACACAAGCGGATGAACCACCACATTTTCTACCGCTAATTCTGGCATTTTTGCGACGAAGCCGAACCACACACCAGCTAAACAGACTGCTCACTACGCTTCACTTCCGACTGCGTGTGACGTTTCTTCCGTTTCCCTAGGCAACAGAGAAACTCAGGCCGTTAGTACAGCTCTCAGAGAAAATGGTAAGAAAGAAACACGGTTAACTGTATTAATGTCTTTactttgtgataaaaataatatgtcTTCTATTTTGAATTAGCAGAAAGGTCTCaatatgttgtaaaaaaaataaaaaataatctcccTTGTATTTAGCTGATATAAATGCTTAAATTCAAGTGATTAAAcgtaatttctctgtttttgatgCTGTGTTTTTACAGGCTCATGCTGAAGAGACTCTGAAGAGAATTGAAGGCCATAAAGGTGTAATTGGAACAATTATTGTAAACTCAGAAGGTAGATAAAGTCAAGAATGAAATAAGTCTTACTCTCTTACAATCTGAACGGATCTGAATGTTACTCTACCATCTTTTGTGAAGGTCTTCCCATCAGAACAACTTTGGATAACTCCACAACATCTCTTTATGCAAGACTTCTTTGCAGCTTCACTACTTTGGCTAGGAGTACAGTCAGAGATGTTGACCCTCAAAATGACCTCACCTTTGTGCGCATCCGCTCCAAGAAACAAGAGATCTTGGTTGCTCCTGGTGAGATATCAGCTTATTTTATTGCTCACAAGCTCTTTGTAGCTAAATTAATGGTCTTACAGTTCTTACCAGTtgtatatgtttgttttttcctgtctttaCAGAGAACAACTATCTATTGATAGTTATCCAAAACCCATCTGAATAGCTGCCAGATATCAAGCCTTCGTCACACGATGGGTTATTTTCAAGATATTTTGCGTCACATGATCCCTTTTTGTTCTGCGtgtgttactttttaaaacatgtcatGTGTTTTGCCTCCTGAAATTattctctttcattttattcttattgaCAGAAAATGGATGTTGAATAAAAGTAATTTCGTCTAAGACTGCGGTTTTCTTAAAGTTGTATTTTAGAGCAAATTGCAAAAATCTTTACACACCTtcaacttttttgtattttagaagTTCCAAATACAAATTGATGTATTTTACTGAGACTGCATGTGATAAATGAGCATGTAATTAggaggtggaagaaaaaattATACATGGCTTTTAAATTTTGGTACAAATAAAAGGAGAGTATAATTTTACATAGCTGTTTTCAAGTACCACAACAGACAAGTCAGCAATAAAGTTgtgaagaaatttaaagcagattgtggaaatatgtcttgaatttgTGGTATTTCTCAAGCAATAATAGGAACTGAAAACTCACAGAGAAACACAATAatcagtcaaaacatttttcaaatattttaatgtaaatttccATCGGAATGTACACCAATATGTGGTAATAAATAGTTCATTGCAATTATACAGCCCAAATAATACATCACATAAAAACTGATTGAAGCAACTATTCAAGACTTCTCAGCAGGTTTGAAGAGGTGACAGAGCCAAGCTGTCAGGTGAACTGGGAGGAAATGCTACTGTGTCTTGTGCTCAAAGAGATTCTagtacatgaaaaaaaataataataatttccctTTGTGACGTTAATTTATGTGgcttgagcaaaaataaatcttataaaAAGAGAACAGAGGCATTactttgtcataaaaaaattgaCGACTTTGATGTTCATGTCACACATAGGCCATCAAGTCTCAAGAGACACCGTGTTGAAAATACTCTCCTCAACGTAATTAAACCGGGATCTGTCCAAAAGTACTTCAGTGCCacatgaaaaacccaaaaaggcCCATcagaaaactaattttatgGACATGCGATAGTTACTGTGGACACTGATCATCATATGGACAATATCAGAGACCAACATTTATCACGTTCTGACAGCAGTGCTTCTCTTGAATCCCAAACGTTTTGACATCACAtagcatttctttttgtcaaaacaCAACTGTTCTACTGTCCATAATTTACTAAACACTTTTATTCTGACCAGCAGCAGTTGCCCCAAAGCATATGGCTTTCTCACAAGTTAAAGCAGTAAAACTTACAAAACTCTTCGTCTATCACAAGAaccattacaaataaaaaaaaaaaaacacacacaccctcaaCTGAAACCCTTTTGCTATTAAATATACTTTAGAAGCTTCATTTGTCCTGTAGGTCATTTTGTGAGCATGCAAACTGCTCTGAATTCAGAATACATTACATTTAACAACACAGAAGACTGTCAAGTATTTACTCTAATTCCATTTCAAGTGCATCCTGTCAATTTTAAGGCCTGAGGTGAGCTTTGATTCCTTGACCTAAACCTCACTGAAGAACTCGACTCTTCTTGATGCTGCCCAGAGAGACTCCTAGTGTGCGTTAACCAACACAATGAAGATACGAGCTCAATTATGGGTGGCAACTGTGGGCCAACTGTTTTTACTATCCATGATCAGACCCTCTGGATTCCACTGGCTTTGCAACATGGcaggtaaataaaaatgaaacccaGGGAGGGGTCAGGTAACAACTGGACAGGTCAGAGAGGAAACAAGAAGATGTCCAGCTCCTGAAGTGAGGCGAGCAGCCCGGCAGTCCTTCAGTGTGACGCGGCCTCTTTCGAAGGTCACCTCTGTGCTTGCCCGCTGCTTTGGCTCCTGCCCCAGTGGACATTCGGCAGTGTCAAACATCTCCTGAAGTGCTCGAGCTGGGCCTGTAGCCTGTCCCGCTCCTCCCTCACTTTCTGCCTCTGACTCACCAGCTCCTAGTGAACGAAGGACAAACACGGATCTTGTTACAGAGAAGCAACTCTCTGAGCAGACTCATGATACCACACACATGTGCAGAAATGCATGAATGCATGGTGAGCTGCACGTTCTTACCCCCATGGTGAGAGAAAGCTGCTCAGCAGTTCTGGTCAGATTGTAATTCTGAGCTTCAAGTCTTTTACATTGACTGTGGAGAACCTGCCGCTCTATGCTCCACTctgcacagagaaaaacaaagcgtCAGCTGTAGAACCTCTGCTTTAAAGTTTTCGTAAAATTGTTTTAGAAGGCGATCAGCAGCGACATCGGTGGCAGATAACTCTCTTGGAATcttcatttagcataaatccagattagttgaAGCGAACAGATACTTGGAGAGGAACTGAAAGGCCAAAGAGACGTATACCGTATCAAAGATGTTGTTGTGATTTATCAACACTATTTCATTAGCCTTTTACTTGtcatcacatttaaaatgatcaggtATTTTATAGAGAAAATCACTATTTCATAGACAAACTGATTTCTGAGTTCTCTCTGTTCTTTTATGACAAGAAAAGTCCAGTCtagtttttgctcattttagaCCGGCCAATAACCAAAGCCACTGAGAGTCAGCAAATCTGGAGTAATCAAAAAGTAAGACATCCATGGAGCTGTCTGCTGAAAGTAGGATATTAACAGCTTACAATCTTCTTACATGACTTCAAAAGTCCTGAAGAGCCATTGAATGAAACAACAGACAAAGAAACatcataaacatttttgacacCAGAGAAGACGCTGGGCACCATTTTCTACCTGTGCAGTTTTGCTGACTAGTTAGGACACCAAATGGTTTAAGATTTGACGTAATTTTTCTATAATCAAAAGACAATTTGGTGAAGTCactcagatatttttgtttagataaaggATAGAGTCTGTTAGATTTCAGAAGAGGGAAGTTGGACTTTGCTGGGATCAGAGCATAATGAAAAGCTAATTTTACTTTGCAAACATCTTAAAAAGACAATAAttataaatttgattttacagtATCCATCTGGTGATAAAGAGTTAAAAGACACCATAATTTGGTACTTAACAGCTTTTTCCCTTAAgatctttcttttaaatcatttgttttaaatgtgttcttGTATAAcctcagaaaatatttcttcaaatCTAAAAGGCATCCATATGATGAAATCTG from Poecilia reticulata strain Guanapo linkage group LG6, Guppy_female_1.0+MT, whole genome shotgun sequence includes these protein-coding regions:
- the LOC103466052 gene encoding dynein light chain roadblock-type 2, yielding MAHAEETLKRIEGHKGVIGTIIVNSEGLPIRTTLDNSTTSLYARLLCSFTTLARSTVRDVDPQNDLTFVRIRSKKQEILVAPENNYLLIVIQNPSE